A single window of Caldimicrobium thiodismutans DNA harbors:
- a CDS encoding DnaJ domain-containing protein, whose amino-acid sequence MAKDYYTVLGVPRNATQEEIKKAYRKLAMKYHPDKNKGNKEAEEKFKEINEAYAVLSDPEKRKIYDLYGSSEFERRYTQEDIFKDFDFESTLRDIGIDLSSFFRRSKGGKGKVFTFNLGDLFNNLFGTSFGEESYSPFGEVFETYQVDLPLTLEEVIKGGEKEVFLPDTYETIKIKLPQNIREGSILKVKKKTGNKIREYHLRVRLLTPEGIKIDNSDLYIEKEIPVTTFFLGGEVEITTPEGKRIKAKVPAMTKPGAKLRLKGLGLPKTGVSRGDLFVVLQPSIPKRINPDQRELLEKLRALGL is encoded by the coding sequence ATGGCAAAAGATTACTATACAGTTCTTGGTGTCCCCCGAAATGCAACTCAAGAGGAGATAAAAAAGGCTTACCGCAAACTGGCTATGAAATATCACCCTGACAAAAATAAGGGTAACAAAGAGGCGGAGGAAAAGTTTAAGGAAATAAATGAGGCTTATGCGGTGCTTTCTGATCCTGAAAAAAGGAAAATTTATGACCTTTATGGCTCTTCAGAATTTGAAAGACGCTACACCCAGGAGGATATTTTTAAAGATTTTGATTTTGAAAGCACCTTAAGAGACATCGGCATAGATCTTTCAAGTTTCTTCAGAAGATCAAAGGGGGGCAAAGGAAAGGTTTTTACCTTTAACCTTGGAGATCTTTTTAACAACTTATTTGGCACCTCCTTTGGAGAAGAGAGTTATTCTCCCTTTGGTGAAGTATTTGAAACCTATCAGGTGGATTTACCTTTGACCCTGGAAGAAGTCATAAAAGGTGGGGAAAAGGAGGTTTTTCTACCTGATACCTATGAAACAATAAAGATAAAACTTCCTCAAAATATCAGGGAGGGCAGTATTCTTAAAGTTAAAAAGAAAACAGGAAATAAAATTAGAGAATATCACTTGAGGGTGCGTCTTCTCACCCCAGAGGGTATAAAAATTGATAACTCCGATCTTTATATTGAAAAAGAAATCCCTGTGACAACCTTTTTCTTAGGTGGCGAGGTTGAAATTACAACTCCAGAAGGTAAACGCATAAAGGCCAAAGTGCCTGCTATGACTAAACCCGGGGCTAAACTTAGATTAAAGGGGCTGGGTCTACCAAAAACCGGGGTCTCAAGAGGCGATTTATTTGTAGTATTACAACCCTCTATTCCAAAAAGAATAAACCCTGACCAAAGGGAACTTCTTGAAAAACTCAGGGCTTTAGGTCTATAA
- a CDS encoding IS110 family RNA-guided transposase gives MHYTYFVGLDVSKNFFHACLIDSSQNVLFNQSYPLDYQGISSFTKALPQGLKKSILIGIESSSCYHLNLITYLVNHNFTCVILNPILIKNFAKLSLRKTKTDAIDAKTIAIFLSQFHQKLPPQAFTSEEFKDLARERERISQEIAKRKNNLEKLVVVTFPELERTVNIYNTSILKLLEKFPSAKAIKKASLEEIENILSSQKGKKPAISAKEIKALAEYSIAQNWPAKEYILSRTIQELFFLQETLKEIEKLLKSACKEISACQDLDILLSIEGIGEITALHFLAEIQDIKRFQSYKQLIAYAGLDPAVYESGNFKGKSKISKRGNRHLRRVVWLMSINVIRHNPIFWSYFERRKRQGLPYKKAVLATAHKLLRIIYALLKYKKYFDPSTTYHNIPSQGGFYYAYNFS, from the coding sequence ATGCACTACACCTACTTTGTAGGCCTTGATGTCTCCAAAAACTTCTTTCATGCCTGCCTCATTGATTCCTCTCAAAATGTCCTCTTTAACCAGTCCTACCCTCTTGACTACCAGGGCATCAGTTCCTTTACAAAAGCTCTCCCTCAAGGCTTAAAAAAATCCATCCTTATCGGTATTGAATCCTCCAGTTGTTATCATCTTAATCTCATCACCTACCTCGTTAATCATAACTTCACTTGCGTCATCCTTAATCCAATTCTCATTAAAAATTTTGCTAAACTCTCTCTTAGAAAAACCAAAACCGATGCCATAGACGCTAAAACTATCGCCATCTTCCTTTCTCAATTCCATCAAAAACTACCTCCCCAGGCCTTTACTTCTGAAGAATTTAAAGACCTTGCCAGAGAAAGAGAAAGAATTTCTCAAGAAATCGCTAAAAGAAAAAATAACCTCGAAAAACTTGTGGTCGTTACCTTCCCTGAACTTGAAAGAACCGTCAATATCTACAATACCTCCATTCTTAAACTTCTTGAAAAATTCCCCTCTGCTAAAGCTATTAAAAAAGCCTCTCTTGAGGAAATTGAAAATATACTCTCCTCTCAAAAAGGTAAAAAACCCGCCATTTCTGCTAAAGAAATAAAAGCCCTTGCTGAATATTCTATAGCTCAAAATTGGCCCGCAAAAGAATATATTCTTTCCAGAACCATTCAAGAACTCTTCTTCCTTCAGGAAACCCTTAAAGAAATTGAAAAACTTCTTAAATCCGCTTGTAAAGAGATTTCCGCTTGCCAGGACCTTGATATCCTCCTTTCTATTGAGGGAATTGGAGAAATTACAGCGCTTCATTTTCTTGCTGAAATTCAAGATATAAAGAGATTTCAATCTTACAAACAATTGATTGCCTATGCAGGACTTGATCCTGCTGTTTATGAATCTGGAAACTTTAAAGGAAAGAGCAAGATTTCTAAACGAGGAAATAGGCATTTGAGAAGGGTTGTATGGCTTATGAGTATTAATGTAATCAGACACAATCCTATATTCTGGAGCTATTTTGAGAGGAGAAAAAGACAAGGATTGCCTTATAAAAAAGCGGTTTTGGCCACCGCTCATAAACTTTTGAGAATTATTTATGCACTTCTCAAATATAAAAAATATTTTGATCCTTCTACTACTTATCATAATATTCCTTCTCAAGGAGGTTTTTACTATGCTTATAATTTTTCATAG
- the hflX gene encoding GTPase HflX: MSRVVYGNLQGLKPSEIRRLERLYYRKIHPEVIFSSDLAWELAELSFLLNRQIGILINRTGEIEYVIVGTFNQIEIPELKGYRESLARLKGLRLIHTHLIKNGKGSGLDQDDLLDLAFLRLDLIGALEVNEKGEPGKIHLAHILPHAGFFSQALSDREDQFFFFFKPKYVWDLRENFLELIKALEDEFEKIKPLKNVKEKEDRALLIFVKEPQDLDWEERLKELKELAKTAGVTVVGEIIQKRTILDPRYVIGKGKLIEVMIQAMRNKANLLIFDRELTPSQVRALTEVTDLRVIDRTQLILDIFAQRAKTKEGKIQVEMAQLRYALPRLRAKDDAFSRLTGGIGGRGPGETKLEIDKRRIKDKMSRLERELARISAERDLRRKRRKKLDYKIVALIGYTNAGKTTLLNTLSKSNYLAEDKLFATLDPVTKAVRTQKGHIFLLTDTVGFIRDLPEELKKAFKATLEELYNADLLLHLVDISHPNWENHIQAVENILEEMDLLNFPRLIVFNKIDLLNKREDLSPNFILRLLNQYNGVGISAMTGEGLDQLISHIESLLFKEESSIVVEIPSEKVLTSHLSA; this comes from the coding sequence TTGAGTAGAGTAGTTTACGGAAATCTTCAAGGGTTAAAACCAAGTGAAATCCGAAGATTAGAACGACTATATTATCGCAAAATTCATCCTGAGGTAATTTTTTCTTCTGATCTTGCTTGGGAACTTGCTGAGCTTTCCTTCCTTTTAAATCGCCAAATCGGTATTTTAATTAATCGCACGGGTGAGATTGAATATGTTATTGTAGGAACTTTTAATCAAATTGAAATTCCTGAACTTAAAGGTTATAGAGAGTCCTTAGCTCGTTTGAAGGGGCTTAGGCTCATTCACACTCATCTTATTAAAAATGGCAAAGGCTCAGGCCTTGACCAAGATGACCTCCTTGATCTTGCCTTTTTAAGGCTTGATTTAATTGGGGCTTTAGAGGTAAATGAAAAGGGAGAACCTGGCAAAATTCATCTGGCCCATATTCTTCCTCATGCAGGCTTTTTTAGTCAAGCCCTTTCTGACAGAGAAGATCAATTTTTCTTTTTCTTTAAACCAAAATATGTCTGGGACCTAAGGGAAAATTTTCTTGAACTTATCAAAGCCCTTGAAGACGAGTTTGAGAAGATAAAACCCCTGAAGAATGTAAAGGAGAAAGAAGACCGAGCCCTTTTAATCTTTGTCAAAGAGCCTCAAGATCTGGATTGGGAAGAGAGACTTAAAGAACTAAAGGAGCTTGCTAAAACTGCAGGAGTAACTGTTGTGGGAGAGATAATTCAAAAACGGACTATTCTTGATCCTCGTTATGTTATAGGCAAGGGAAAGCTTATTGAGGTTATGATTCAGGCCATGAGGAATAAGGCCAATCTCCTCATCTTTGATAGAGAACTTACTCCCTCTCAGGTTAGGGCTTTAACAGAGGTTACTGACTTAAGAGTTATAGACCGAACTCAGCTTATTCTTGATATCTTTGCCCAGAGAGCGAAAACTAAGGAAGGTAAAATTCAAGTAGAAATGGCCCAGCTTAGATATGCCTTGCCAAGACTTAGAGCAAAAGATGATGCCTTTTCAAGATTAACAGGTGGAATTGGCGGAAGAGGGCCAGGAGAGACCAAACTTGAAATAGATAAAAGGCGAATCAAAGATAAAATGAGCAGACTGGAAAGAGAACTCGCAAGAATATCCGCAGAGAGAGACCTTAGAAGAAAACGCAGAAAAAAACTTGATTATAAAATCGTGGCTTTAATTGGCTATACCAATGCGGGAAAAACAACTCTCCTTAATACCCTTTCCAAATCCAATTATTTAGCTGAGGATAAACTATTTGCCACCCTTGATCCTGTAACAAAGGCAGTCAGAACGCAAAAAGGCCATATTTTTTTACTTACAGATACAGTGGGTTTTATCCGGGATCTTCCGGAAGAGCTAAAAAAGGCCTTTAAAGCTACTCTTGAAGAACTTTACAATGCTGACCTTCTTCTACACCTTGTAGATATAAGCCATCCCAATTGGGAAAATCACATCCAAGCAGTTGAAAATATCCTTGAAGAAATGGATTTGCTCAACTTTCCAAGACTTATAGTTTTTAATAAAATTGACCTTTTAAACAAAAGAGAAGATTTATCCCCTAATTTTATATTAAGACTCCTTAATCAATATAATGGAGTTGGTATCTCTGCTATGACAGGGGAGGGGCTTGACCAACTAATCTCACATATTGAATCCTTGTTGTTCAAAGAGGAGAGCTCCATAGTTGTAGAAATACCTTCAGAGAAGGTATTAACTTCTCATCTCTCAGCTTAG
- the rsfS gene encoding ribosome silencing factor: MSERLGKFIKLLSDKKAEDIVTLDISSKVDYADYLIICSAHSTKHAQGLSDYLSFELEKEGIKPLSIEGWETGNWIVLDYGDIIVHIFFEPVRDLYALEELWSDFPPQRIFKKLKENYN, encoded by the coding sequence ATGAGTGAAAGATTGGGAAAATTTATAAAGTTACTCTCGGATAAAAAGGCTGAAGATATTGTGACCCTTGATATCTCATCTAAGGTGGATTATGCTGACTATTTAATTATCTGTAGTGCCCATTCAACAAAACATGCTCAGGGGTTGTCAGATTATTTAAGCTTTGAACTGGAAAAAGAGGGAATAAAACCTTTATCCATTGAGGGGTGGGAAACTGGTAATTGGATAGTTCTTGATTATGGAGACATTATTGTGCATATCTTTTTTGAGCCCGTGAGAGATCTTTATGCCCTTGAAGAGCTCTGGTCAGATTTTCCACCTCAAAGAATATTTAAAAAACTTAAAGAAAATTACAACTAA
- a CDS encoding DUF6485 family protein translates to MECKRERNLKRCNCTYDPCAKKGICCECLSYHLKMRQLPACAFPPEAEATYDRSFEHFARLVREGKV, encoded by the coding sequence ATGGAATGTAAAAGAGAGCGCAATCTCAAGAGATGTAACTGCACTTATGATCCTTGTGCTAAAAAGGGTATCTGTTGTGAGTGCTTAAGTTATCATTTAAAGATGAGACAACTTCCTGCCTGTGCCTTTCCTCCTGAAGCTGAGGCTACCTATGACAGAAGCTTTGAGCACTTTGCCCGCTTAGTGCGAGAAGGAAAAGTTTAA
- the glmS gene encoding glutamine--fructose-6-phosphate transaminase (isomerizing), translating into MCGIVGYIGDRPLWPVLLEGLRRLEYRGYDSAGVVYFRKNDIEITKVKGRVYDLEERLYRKDTSGVGAPGLGHTRWATHGEPSDENAHPHFDCSKGLALVHNGIIENYYQLKERLLKKGHTFVSATDTEVIVHLIEDYYKEGFSLWEAFLKAINELQGAFAIALISNKEPDKILVARYQSPLVIGLGEKESFLASDIPALLPFTKRVVFLQDKECAILSKEGLKLFDFEGNSKDYTETTIHWDLSQAEKGGFPHFMLKEIFEQPQAIQNTLLGRISLETFEIDLLQKEIDWLKEIVKIYVVACGTSYHAGLVGKFFLERFTQIPVEVELASEFRYREPLLHERCLFLGISQSGETADTLASLRLAKEKGAKVISICNVLGSSIARESEIVLYTQAGPEISVASTKAFTTQVLMLLLLALYIQKIKKGLNQYPELIEKLLHLPVILQEFLDKSYPRVKEISKKWYQAKDFLYLGRNILYPIALEGALKLKEIAYIHAEGYAAGEMKHGPIALIEESFPTIILAAKETGLVYEKTLSNAEEIKTRRGPLIGITTQGSEEVKRLCEDYLEVPQVPYEFLPIFYVVPLQLIAYEMAVLRGCDVDRPRNLAKSVTVE; encoded by the coding sequence ATGTGTGGAATAGTTGGTTATATTGGGGATCGGCCTTTATGGCCAGTTTTACTTGAAGGCTTAAGAAGACTTGAATATAGGGGATATGATTCAGCAGGAGTAGTATATTTTAGAAAAAATGATATTGAAATAACCAAGGTTAAGGGAAGGGTTTATGATTTAGAAGAAAGACTTTATAGAAAAGATACCTCAGGAGTGGGAGCCCCTGGCCTTGGACACACCCGTTGGGCCACCCACGGGGAACCATCAGATGAGAATGCTCATCCTCATTTTGATTGTTCAAAGGGCTTAGCTCTGGTTCACAATGGGATTATAGAAAATTATTATCAGTTAAAGGAAAGATTATTAAAGAAAGGGCATACCTTTGTTTCAGCTACAGATACAGAGGTTATTGTTCATTTAATCGAAGATTATTATAAAGAGGGTTTTTCTCTTTGGGAGGCCTTTTTAAAAGCTATCAATGAGCTTCAAGGGGCCTTTGCCATAGCTTTGATTTCAAATAAAGAGCCAGATAAAATTCTGGTTGCTCGTTATCAAAGTCCCTTGGTGATAGGCCTTGGAGAAAAGGAAAGTTTTCTTGCTTCAGATATTCCAGCCCTTCTTCCCTTTACAAAGAGGGTTGTTTTTCTACAGGATAAAGAGTGTGCAATTCTTTCCAAAGAGGGTCTTAAGCTCTTTGATTTTGAAGGTAATTCAAAGGACTATACAGAAACTACGATTCATTGGGATCTTTCGCAGGCAGAAAAAGGTGGTTTCCCCCATTTTATGCTTAAAGAGATTTTTGAACAGCCCCAGGCCATTCAAAATACTTTATTGGGTAGGATTTCCTTAGAGACCTTTGAAATTGATCTATTGCAAAAAGAGATTGATTGGCTTAAAGAGATAGTAAAGATTTATGTAGTAGCTTGTGGCACCTCCTATCATGCTGGTCTTGTGGGTAAATTTTTCTTAGAAAGGTTTACTCAAATACCTGTTGAAGTGGAGCTTGCTTCAGAATTTAGATATCGTGAGCCCCTTTTGCATGAGAGGTGTCTTTTCCTCGGAATATCCCAATCTGGTGAAACAGCTGATACTCTTGCAAGTTTAAGATTAGCTAAGGAAAAAGGAGCCAAAGTCATTTCCATCTGTAATGTCCTTGGGAGTAGCATTGCCCGGGAAAGTGAGATTGTGCTTTATACTCAGGCTGGTCCTGAAATAAGTGTAGCATCAACCAAGGCCTTTACCACTCAGGTATTGATGCTTTTGCTTTTAGCTCTCTATATACAAAAAATAAAAAAGGGATTAAATCAATATCCTGAACTTATAGAAAAATTACTGCACCTTCCGGTCATCCTGCAGGAATTCCTGGATAAGTCTTACCCCAGGGTTAAGGAAATTTCCAAGAAATGGTATCAGGCCAAAGATTTTCTCTATCTTGGAAGAAACATTTTATATCCCATTGCCCTTGAAGGGGCCTTGAAATTAAAGGAGATTGCTTATATTCATGCTGAGGGTTATGCAGCAGGAGAGATGAAACATGGCCCCATTGCTTTGATTGAAGAGAGTTTTCCCACTATAATTTTAGCTGCTAAAGAGACAGGTTTAGTTTATGAAAAGACCCTTTCAAATGCAGAGGAGATAAAAACGCGAAGGGGCCCCCTAATTGGAATCACTACTCAGGGTTCAGAAGAAGTCAAAAGGCTTTGTGAAGATTACCTTGAGGTTCCTCAGGTTCCCTATGAATTTTTACCTATTTTTTATGTGGTGCCCTTACAGCTTATTGCTTATGAGATGGCAGTCTTGAGAGGATGTGATGTGGATAGACCCAGAAATTTAGCCAAAAGTGTAACTGTTGAATAG
- a CDS encoding HNH endonuclease — translation MKGNFSFLEEHIRREKVKARALKKTRWWRRKVERGICYYCGRRVSPEELTMDHRIPLSKGGLSTKENIVPACKDCNIKKKSLSPWEWNEYMLRLKESTIR, via the coding sequence ATGAAAGGTAATTTTTCTTTTTTAGAAGAGCATATTAGAAGAGAAAAGGTCAAGGCCAGAGCTCTTAAGAAGACTCGTTGGTGGCGGCGAAAAGTAGAGAGAGGTATTTGCTATTACTGTGGGAGGAGGGTCTCTCCAGAGGAACTCACCATGGATCACCGAATTCCTCTTAGCAAGGGAGGACTTTCAACTAAGGAAAATATTGTTCCAGCCTGTAAGGATTGCAACATTAAAAAGAAATCTCTTTCCCCCTGGGAATGGAATGAATATATGTTAAGACTAAAGGAGTCAACTATTAGGTAA
- the cmk gene encoding (d)CMP kinase, protein MREFIITIDGPAGSGKTTVAKALAKKLNLDLLESGAFYRYLTLRLLQSDIMDSQFSSDEIFRKKIEEFLSEIEIKISPEGTVLIYQGRPINNELRSKEVEEKVSEISSHPVVREEVNKFMRRLIEGKRVITEGRDMGSCVFPQADLKFFLTADLEERARRRAKDVIDRGLEEVKKNLLERDKRDSEREIAPLKVPESAIVIDTTNLNFDQVVERLEMFIKRAYER, encoded by the coding sequence ATGAGAGAATTTATTATTACAATTGATGGGCCAGCAGGCTCAGGAAAGACTACTGTAGCCAAGGCCCTGGCTAAAAAATTAAACCTTGATTTACTTGAATCTGGGGCCTTTTATCGCTATCTAACTCTGAGACTTCTTCAATCCGATATTATGGATTCACAATTTTCATCAGATGAAATATTTAGAAAAAAAATCGAAGAATTTCTCTCAGAAATTGAAATAAAAATCTCTCCAGAGGGCACAGTTCTTATTTATCAGGGGAGACCTATAAATAATGAATTGAGGTCAAAGGAGGTTGAAGAAAAGGTCTCTGAGATCTCCTCTCATCCAGTTGTCAGGGAGGAGGTGAACAAATTTATGAGACGCTTAATTGAGGGAAAACGGGTTATTACAGAGGGAAGGGATATGGGGAGCTGCGTCTTCCCTCAGGCAGATTTAAAGTTTTTTTTGACTGCTGACCTTGAAGAGAGGGCCAGAAGACGAGCAAAAGATGTAATTGATAGGGGCCTTGAGGAGGTGAAAAAGAATCTTTTGGAAAGAGATAAAAGGGACAGTGAAAGAGAAATAGCCCCCCTCAAAGTCCCTGAATCGGCTATAGTCATAGATACTACCAATTTAAATTTTGATCAGGTGGTTGAACGGTTGGAAATGTTTATTAAGAGAGCCTATGAAAGGTAA
- a CDS encoding heavy-metal-associated domain-containing protein, whose translation MEKIEIKVLGMTCEHCVKRVEKAILSTGKARNVKVDLTTGKVTFEKDESLSLEEIKNNIEMFGYKVEF comes from the coding sequence ATGGAAAAGATTGAGATAAAAGTTTTGGGCATGACCTGTGAACACTGTGTTAAAAGAGTAGAAAAGGCAATCTTAAGCACTGGAAAGGCCAGAAATGTAAAAGTAGATCTAACTACTGGAAAAGTTACCTTTGAAAAGGATGAGTCTCTTTCCTTAGAAGAGATAAAAAATAATATTGAAATGTTTGGTTATAAAGTTGAATTTTGA
- a CDS encoding class I SAM-dependent methyltransferase: protein MNLSPRKNLILNKILKPSFWEKLSPAKRRDFIYQKEDFWNLVAEDYDDLEETSFYKEMQRDILLEMEDIGALKPDFTFFDVACGTGNYTVKVADKVSQVFALDISQAMLNILKKKIEEKGLKNIIVIQADWKKYEPDRTFDTVFVSMTPILRDINEVKRLYNCAQKFFIIVSWAGLRKNHLLDEIEKRFFKKLREETHPGLFLLFNYFYTLGNPGNVKFYEGFFERRTPVEKIWKRFKFKLTAKGYKIGIRKEREILKFLSAKAKDGIVENKTKVRIGALFIKKGGY from the coding sequence ATGAACTTATCCCCAAGGAAAAATCTTATTTTAAATAAAATATTAAAGCCCTCTTTCTGGGAGAAACTAAGCCCAGCTAAAAGAAGGGATTTTATCTATCAAAAAGAGGATTTCTGGAATCTTGTAGCTGAAGACTATGATGACCTTGAAGAAACCTCGTTTTATAAGGAGATGCAAAGGGATATTCTTCTGGAAATGGAAGATATCGGAGCCCTGAAGCCAGATTTTACCTTTTTTGATGTTGCCTGTGGAACGGGAAATTATACAGTAAAAGTTGCCGATAAAGTTTCACAAGTATTTGCTTTGGATATATCCCAGGCTATGCTCAACATTTTGAAAAAAAAGATTGAAGAAAAAGGCTTAAAAAATATAATAGTCATTCAGGCGGATTGGAAAAAATATGAACCTGATAGAACTTTTGATACAGTCTTTGTTTCCATGACTCCTATTTTAAGAGATATAAATGAGGTGAAAAGATTATATAATTGTGCCCAAAAATTTTTTATTATAGTTAGTTGGGCCGGCCTTAGAAAAAATCACCTTTTAGATGAGATAGAAAAGAGATTTTTTAAAAAACTTAGAGAGGAAACTCATCCAGGTCTTTTTTTGTTGTTCAACTATTTTTACACCCTTGGAAACCCTGGCAATGTTAAATTTTACGAAGGCTTTTTTGAAAGAAGAACACCTGTTGAAAAGATTTGGAAGAGATTTAAATTTAAGCTTACAGCAAAAGGCTACAAAATAGGAATAAGAAAGGAAAGGGAAATCTTAAAATTTTTGAGTGCTAAGGCTAAGGATGGGATAGTTGAAAATAAAACCAAAGTTCGCATAGGAGCCCTATTTATAAAAAAGGGGGGGTATTGA
- the nusB gene encoding transcription antitermination factor NusB, with product MLRRKGREIALQVLYQIEVTKINPTLALETYKKYLNIEEEKAFAFGEELVKGVLTHKNLIDSYIQKYSPDWPIERMNLTDKNILRLAIYEFFYRPEIPPIVSINEAVELAKIYGTDDSPAFVNGILDSIYKNELIPKEKSYFK from the coding sequence ATGCTCAGGAGAAAGGGGAGAGAAATTGCCCTCCAGGTGCTCTATCAGATAGAGGTAACCAAAATTAATCCTACCCTTGCTCTTGAGACCTATAAAAAGTATCTAAATATTGAGGAAGAAAAGGCCTTTGCCTTTGGAGAGGAACTTGTTAAAGGGGTCCTTACCCACAAAAACCTTATAGATTCCTATATCCAGAAATATTCTCCCGATTGGCCTATTGAAAGGATGAACCTTACAGATAAAAATATACTGAGACTGGCTATTTACGAATTTTTTTATAGACCTGAGATACCTCCTATAGTAAGTATAAATGAGGCAGTTGAACTTGCTAAAATTTATGGAACAGATGATTCCCCTGCTTTTGTAAACGGAATCCTTGATAGCATTTATAAGAATGAACTTATCCCCAAGGAAAAATCTTATTTTAAATAA
- a CDS encoding type I glyceraldehyde-3-phosphate dehydrogenase — protein MKLGINGLGRIGKLTLWHHVSRKYFSEIVVNLGREVGTSFTDLAEYIEKDSTYGWLPVWLYGHNSKRVIENINDQEKTMVINGVKVKFLMQNRNPKDIEWQKEGVKLVVDCTGKFRDPTKEADDPKGSARGHLLAGAEKVLISAPFKIKNKDKTLPEDAITLVYGINEEMYQPERHHIISSASCTTTCLAYMVKPLLDYFGAERILSAAMVTVHATTASQSILDRVPKEGEKDLRRARSVFNNIILTTTGAAEALGLVIPEMKKIGFMAESVRVPLTTGSLIILTVNIQDESIENHINRELVNQIYKEAAETKYKDFLIFSMEQNVSTDIIGYPRAAAIIEGRETHTRTALARVDLQKACGVVTPEEIKGLSSSQIEIPITQVVIYGWYDNELASYTHMMGDLTVHIAEKML, from the coding sequence ATGAAACTTGGAATTAATGGTCTGGGAAGAATTGGGAAGCTTACTCTTTGGCATCATGTCTCAAGAAAATATTTTTCAGAGATCGTAGTAAATTTGGGGAGAGAGGTTGGAACATCCTTTACAGATTTAGCAGAATACATTGAGAAGGATAGCACCTATGGATGGCTACCTGTCTGGCTCTATGGTCATAATTCCAAAAGGGTCATTGAAAATATTAATGATCAGGAAAAGACCATGGTTATAAATGGTGTTAAGGTCAAGTTTTTAATGCAAAACCGAAATCCCAAGGATATTGAATGGCAAAAGGAAGGAGTTAAATTAGTTGTAGACTGCACAGGAAAATTTAGAGACCCAACCAAGGAAGCAGATGATCCCAAAGGGTCAGCCAGGGGCCATCTTTTAGCAGGAGCAGAAAAGGTTTTAATCTCAGCCCCTTTTAAGATTAAAAACAAAGATAAAACCTTACCTGAAGATGCCATTACCCTTGTTTATGGAATAAATGAAGAGATGTATCAGCCTGAAAGACACCATATAATATCTTCTGCCTCTTGCACAACTACCTGTTTAGCGTATATGGTAAAACCTTTGTTAGATTACTTTGGAGCAGAACGTATCCTCTCTGCCGCAATGGTGACAGTCCATGCAACTACTGCCTCCCAGTCTATCTTAGACAGAGTGCCTAAAGAGGGAGAAAAGGACTTAAGACGAGCAAGAAGTGTTTTCAATAACATTATTCTCACAACCACTGGTGCAGCTGAGGCCCTGGGGCTTGTTATACCGGAGATGAAAAAAATTGGATTTATGGCTGAAAGTGTCCGTGTTCCTTTAACCACAGGGAGTTTGATAATTCTAACGGTTAATATTCAAGATGAGAGTATAGAAAATCATATCAATCGTGAGCTTGTTAACCAGATTTATAAAGAGGCTGCCGAGACCAAATATAAAGACTTTTTAATCTTTAGTATGGAACAAAATGTCTCTACGGATATCATTGGATATCCAAGGGCAGCTGCTATCATTGAAGGCAGAGAAACGCATACAAGGACAGCTCTGGCTCGGGTTGATCTTCAGAAGGCCTGCGGTGTTGTCACCCCTGAGGAGATAAAAGGACTCAGTTCATCTCAAATTGAAATTCCCATAACTCAGGTTGTGATTTATGGTTGGTATGATAATGAACTTGCCTCCTATACCCATATGATGGGGGATCTGACAGTCCATATTGCGGAGAAAATGCTTTAA